A genomic segment from Nicotiana tabacum cultivar K326 chromosome 9, ASM71507v2, whole genome shotgun sequence encodes:
- the LOC107768249 gene encoding putative 1-acyl-sn-glycerol-3-phosphate acyltransferase 4: MELSQALASDEKAKHFPLTPFRILRGVICLAILLSTAFICLIYFSPVAAVLLRFFSTHYSRKVVSFLFGLWLGLWPFLFEKINETRVVFSGEHVPPQERVLLMANHRTEVDWMYLWDLALRKGCLGHIKYLLKKSLMRLPVFGWGFHVLEFIPLERKLEVDEPVIRQMVSTFTNPQDPLWLTLFPEGTDFTEHKCKSSQEFATKNGLPVLMNVLLPKTKGFYACLEILRSSLDAVYDVTIAYKNQCPTLLDNVFGVDPSQVHIHIRRIPIEEIPASEKEAFAWLMETFQLKDHLLSNFIANGHFPNEGTEEELSTAKCLVNFTLVIAVTGMLAFFTFYSFIWFKIYVGLSCLYLASAAYFNFRPQPLLGCTNKKPWCRKSS; encoded by the exons ATGGAACTTAGCCAGGCTCTTGCCTCTGACGAGAAAgcaaaacattttcctttaacgCCTTTCAGAATTCTCAGGGGTGTGATATGTTTAGCGATTCTTCTTTCAACCGCATTCATTTGCTTAATTTATTTCTCACCAGTAGCAGCTGTTCTCTTGCGCTTCTTCAGCACACATTATAGTAGGAAAGTAGTGTCATTCCTCTTTGGTCTTTGGCTTGGATTGTGGCCATTCTTGTTTGAAAAGATAAATGAAACCAGAGTGGTATTTTCTGGAGAACATGTTCCACCACAAGAACGTGTTCTTCTGATGGCCAACCACAGAACAGAAGTTGATTGGATGTACTTGTGGGATCTTGCATTGCGGAAGGGATGCTTGGGCCACATCAAATATCTACTTAAGAAAAGTTTGATGAGATTGCCAGTCTTTGGATGGGGATTTCATGTGCTGGAGTTCATCCCACTTGAGAGAAAATTGGAAGTGGATGAACCAGTTATAAGACAGATGGTTTCGACTTTTACCAATCCTCAGGATCCACTTTGGCTGACCCTTTTCCCCGAGGGAACTGATTTCAC TGAGCACAAGTGCAAAAGCAGCCAAGAGTTTGCTACCAAGAATGGATTACCTGTTCTAATGAATGTACTGCTTCCTAAGACAAAAGGTTTTTATGCCTGCTTGGAAATATTAAGGAGCTCCTTGGATGCAG TTTATGATGTGACTATCGCGTATAAGAATCAGTGTCCAACTCTATTGGACAATGTTTTCGGCGTGGATCCTTCTCAAGTACACATTCATATCAGACGCATTCCCATTGAGGAGATTCCAGCATCCGAAAAGGAGGCATTTGCATGGTTGATGGAGACATTTCAGTTGAAGGATCACTTACTCTCTAATTTTATTGCAAATGGTCATTTCCCTAATGAAGGAACCGAAGAAGAACTCTCTACAGCAAAATGCTTGGTCAATTTTACACTAGTAATTGCTGTTACTGGAATGCTTGCATTCTTTACATTTTATTCATTCATCTGGTTCAAAATATATGTAGGTTTATCTTGTCTATACCTTGCTTCTGCTGCTTACTTCAATTTTAGACCACAACCCCTTCTTGGTTGTACTAATAAAAAGCCTTGGTGCAGAAAAAGTTCATAG